The proteins below are encoded in one region of Thermodesulfovibrionales bacterium:
- the trpE gene encoding anthranilate synthase component I produces the protein MYPDLRTFKILSRESNLIPIYEEVVADLETPVSAFLKLKSSPSFLLESVIGGEKWARYSFAGTEPSAVITYRNGKITLTKKNTRMSIKTEDPIGYIKDFINQFRTPEIEGLPRFFGGLVGYIGYDMVRFFERINISAKPALNLPEMYLMFTDTLLIFDNLRQSIKIVNLVEPGNKPESAYEKAVQRIDSIKKKLTKKINFRFISPCTAEPKRKKDFLSNVSKEDFLRAVSKAKEYVMSGDVVQVVLSQRFERRTRVDAFDIYRALRLINPSPYMYFLDIGGSCLVGSSPEILVRLEGDRITLRPIAGTRRRGKTEEEDLELERELLNDPKERAEHLMLVDLGRNDVGRVAEIGSVRVSEFMTVERYSHVMHIVSNVEGRLRKGLDCFDVLKSCFPAGTVTGAPKVRSMEIIDELEPVRRGPYSGAVGYFSLNGNMDTCITIRTLIIHKGMVYVQAGAGIVADSVPELEYKETVNKAMAMMKAVELAEAGRCSS, from the coding sequence ATGTATCCCGACTTAAGGACATTTAAAATCCTATCCAGGGAATCAAATCTAATTCCTATTTATGAAGAGGTTGTGGCAGACCTTGAGACACCTGTCAGTGCCTTTCTGAAACTGAAAAGCTCTCCTTCTTTTCTTCTTGAGAGTGTGATCGGCGGTGAAAAGTGGGCAAGATATTCCTTTGCCGGCACAGAACCATCAGCAGTAATAACATACCGGAATGGAAAGATAACCTTGACTAAAAAAAATACCAGAATGAGCATAAAAACTGAAGACCCCATTGGATATATAAAGGACTTTATCAACCAGTTCAGGACACCGGAAATTGAGGGGCTTCCGAGATTCTTTGGTGGCCTGGTAGGTTATATTGGCTATGACATGGTCAGGTTCTTCGAGAGAATAAATATATCTGCAAAACCCGCTCTTAATCTTCCAGAAATGTATTTGATGTTTACAGATACCCTTCTTATTTTTGATAATCTTAGGCAGAGCATTAAGATAGTAAACCTTGTGGAACCCGGAAATAAACCTGAAAGCGCCTATGAAAAAGCAGTGCAGAGGATTGATTCAATCAAAAAAAAACTCACAAAAAAGATAAACTTCCGCTTTATAAGTCCCTGCACGGCAGAGCCGAAGAGAAAAAAAGATTTTCTTTCTAACGTCAGTAAAGAGGATTTTCTCAGAGCTGTATCAAAGGCAAAGGAATATGTAATGTCTGGTGATGTGGTACAGGTTGTTCTTTCTCAGAGATTTGAAAGGAGAACCAGAGTTGATGCCTTCGATATCTACAGGGCCCTTAGACTAATTAATCCTTCACCCTATATGTATTTTCTGGATATAGGTGGTTCCTGTCTTGTTGGCTCATCACCTGAAATACTTGTGAGACTTGAAGGAGACCGGATAACTCTGAGACCTATTGCTGGAACGAGAAGGCGGGGTAAAACCGAAGAAGAAGATTTAGAATTAGAAAGAGAACTTCTTAATGATCCAAAGGAAAGGGCAGAACACCTGATGCTTGTTGACCTCGGAAGGAATGATGTTGGAAGAGTTGCAGAAATCGGTAGCGTAAGGGTCAGTGAATTCATGACAGTGGAGCGCTACAGTCATGTAATGCACATTGTATCAAATGTGGAGGGTAGACTCAGAAAAGGGCTCGATTGCTTCGATGTACTTAAGTCCTGTTTTCCTGCCGGCACTGTAACAGGTGCACCTAAGGTGAGGTCAATGGAGATCATTGATGAACTTGAACCGGTAAGGAGGGGTCCTTACTCAGGTGCTGTAGGATACTTCAGTCTGAATGGAAATATGGACACCTGCATAACTATAAGGACTCTCATAATACACAAAGGGATGGTCTATGTACAGGCAGGAGCCGGTATTGTTGCGGACTCAGTTCCTGAACTGGAATACAAAGAAACAGTAAATAAAGCAATGGCCATGATGAAGGCTGTGGAACTTGCGGAGGCTGGACGATGCTCCTCATGA
- a CDS encoding diguanylate cyclase, giving the protein MAEDKRPYNGAYSPMARIRDYYLGLTISKKILLGYMIMALLLIITSLFTLFSLGRLNSIQEAILNRDVKIIELTERLSEVLVREEVYGRRYTILGSPEMLGIFWKSVDEAKDLIKTLSDMDKSAGGLIKLHDEFTELFVKYFRHSRDLLSPEAKRNDQLIKKKHEELSEFITKINENARKSQRAKILEGSMISLRAYRIAGILCMIGLIFGLVSVVFITHDISSSVDKLKKATQDIAEGRFDSVPDIKNKDELGDLARAFTEMAKRLKKLEEMYLDASPLTRLPGGIAIENVLRKRINSKTPLAFCLVDMDNFKAFNDRYGYARGSEVIKALGNIIEKAVKKHGMEEDFIGHIGGDDFVIITVPERYPKICGEIISEFDRVIVDFYDPEDRKLGYIIGKTRQGVEMKFPIMTVSIAVVTNQQRELTDPVQVGEIAAELKEYAKTIKGSLYVVDKRRKDSRQALSEENVIRFPRQVTDA; this is encoded by the coding sequence ATGGCGGAGGACAAAAGGCCTTATAATGGTGCATATTCTCCTATGGCAAGGATAAGGGACTATTATCTCGGTCTTACCATCTCAAAAAAGATTCTTCTCGGATATATGATAATGGCACTTCTTCTGATAATAACCTCTCTCTTTACTCTCTTCAGCTTAGGAAGACTCAATTCAATTCAGGAGGCAATTCTTAACAGAGATGTAAAGATAATTGAACTGACAGAGAGGCTTTCAGAGGTGCTTGTCAGGGAGGAGGTATATGGAAGGCGCTATACCATACTCGGAAGTCCTGAGATGCTGGGGATATTCTGGAAGAGTGTTGATGAGGCAAAAGATTTAATCAAGACCCTTTCTGATATGGATAAATCAGCTGGAGGTCTTATAAAACTTCACGATGAATTTACAGAACTGTTTGTTAAATACTTCAGGCACTCAAGAGACCTTCTATCACCCGAGGCAAAAAGAAACGATCAGTTAATTAAGAAAAAACATGAAGAGCTTTCAGAATTCATAACAAAAATAAATGAAAATGCAAGGAAGTCCCAGAGGGCAAAGATACTTGAGGGCTCAATGATAAGTTTAAGGGCATACAGGATAGCTGGCATACTCTGTATGATAGGATTAATTTTCGGGCTTGTCTCTGTGGTCTTTATTACCCATGATATCTCATCATCAGTAGACAAACTGAAGAAGGCAACACAGGATATAGCAGAGGGCAGATTCGATTCTGTTCCTGACATTAAAAATAAAGATGAGCTTGGTGACCTTGCAAGGGCATTCACAGAAATGGCAAAAAGACTTAAGAAGCTTGAAGAGATGTATCTTGATGCAAGTCCTCTTACAAGGCTGCCAGGCGGCATAGCCATTGAGAATGTCCTCAGGAAAAGGATCAATTCAAAAACTCCACTGGCATTCTGTCTTGTTGATATGGATAACTTTAAGGCCTTTAATGATAGATATGGATATGCCAGAGGCAGTGAGGTCATAAAGGCACTGGGAAATATTATAGAGAAGGCAGTCAAGAAGCATGGCATGGAAGAAGATTTTATCGGACACATTGGTGGAGATGACTTTGTAATCATAACCGTTCCTGAAAGGTATCCGAAGATATGTGGGGAGATAATATCTGAATTTGACAGAGTTATTGTAGATTTCTACGATCCCGAAGACAGGAAGCTCGGATATATTATAGGAAAGACCAGGCAGGGTGTTGAGATGAAATTTCCGATCATGACAGTTTCAATAGCTGTTGTGACAAATCAGCAGAGGGAACTTACAGACCCTGTTCAGGTCGGTGAGATTGCAGCAGAGCTGAAGGAATATGCTAAAACAATCAAAGGCAGCCTCTATGTGGTGGACAAAAGAAGAAAAGATTCCCGACAGGCCCTCAGTGAAGAAAATGTAATAAGATTTCCAAGGCAGGTTACAGATGCTTAG
- a CDS encoding DsrE/DsrF/DrsH-like family protein codes for MEKKKMAIVAASGTLDKAYAALVIASTAATLDTDVRIFFAFGGMNIIHKEMNKKIPPPPGMEGLPELIKSIKWASLPEMLQMAKDAGVKLIACSATMQMLGYKKEDFVEGVEIADADKFVEFALEAQSSLFI; via the coding sequence ATGGAAAAGAAGAAGATGGCAATTGTTGCAGCAAGTGGTACCCTTGATAAGGCCTATGCTGCGCTTGTTATTGCTTCGACAGCTGCTACCCTTGATACAGATGTGAGGATATTCTTTGCCTTTGGTGGTATGAATATCATTCATAAGGAAATGAACAAAAAGATTCCACCTCCTCCCGGAATGGAAGGGCTTCCTGAACTTATTAAGAGCATAAAATGGGCATCTCTTCCTGAGATGCTTCAGATGGCAAAGGATGCTGGTGTAAAACTCATTGCATGCTCTGCAACAATGCAGATGCTGGGATACAAAAAGGAAGACTTTGTTGAAGGAGTGGAGATTGCTGATGCGGACAAATTTGTAGAATTTGCCCTTGAGGCTCAAAGCAGCCTTTTCATATAA
- the miaA gene encoding tRNA (adenosine(37)-N6)-dimethylallyltransferase MiaA, whose protein sequence is MSKEVIILLGPTSVGKTEVSVILAERLNTEIISADSMQVYRGMDIGTAKPSLALRSKIKHHMIDICEPSEEFSTGRYIEEVKKIIDRLHDVGKIPIVVGGTGLYIRAMTRGLFSGVSADWGLREELNRMEDEQPGYLYEYLRNLDPEAASRIMASDRRRLIRAIEVCLLMKGKISEFQREHTKPLPYNFIKIGLMRDRKELYRLIEERIDRMIEAGLVGEVKWLLEQTPSRTTLQAIGYKELIGYLKGEISLQEAIRLIKKRTKLYAKRQFTWFKKEPDITWIDVTGIREPEEILARILPYIALKISTSDPGHQDL, encoded by the coding sequence ATGAGCAAAGAGGTTATAATCCTTCTCGGTCCAACCTCTGTAGGAAAGACAGAGGTTTCGGTGATCCTTGCTGAGAGATTAAATACAGAGATAATTAGTGCAGATTCCATGCAGGTCTACAGGGGAATGGATATCGGAACTGCGAAACCATCATTAGCATTGAGAAGTAAGATAAAGCATCATATGATAGATATTTGCGAGCCCTCTGAGGAATTCAGCACTGGTAGATACATAGAGGAGGTTAAAAAAATAATAGATAGACTTCATGATGTAGGAAAGATTCCTATTGTAGTGGGCGGAACAGGTTTGTATATAAGGGCAATGACAAGGGGATTATTTTCAGGTGTCTCTGCAGACTGGGGTTTGCGTGAAGAGCTTAACAGAATGGAGGATGAGCAGCCAGGCTATCTCTATGAATATCTCAGAAATCTTGATCCTGAAGCCGCATCAAGGATAATGGCGTCTGACAGAAGAAGACTGATAAGAGCAATTGAAGTGTGCCTTCTAATGAAGGGAAAGATATCAGAATTCCAGAGAGAACATACAAAACCCCTTCCCTATAATTTTATAAAAATCGGGTTAATGAGAGATAGAAAGGAGCTTTACAGGCTTATAGAAGAAAGGATTGATAGAATGATTGAGGCAGGGCTCGTTGGAGAGGTCAAGTGGCTTCTTGAGCAGACTCCTTCAAGAACAACCCTTCAGGCTATAGGATATAAAGAACTAATAGGTTATTTAAAGGGAGAGATCAGTCTTCAGGAGGCGATAAGATTAATTAAGAAGAGGACAAAGCTTTATGCAAAGAGACAGTTCACCTGGTTTAAAAAGGAGCCTGATATAACATGGATTGATGTAACAGGCATAAGAGAGCCCGAAGAGATTCTCGCAAGGATACTGCCATACATTGCCCTTAAAATATCCACCAGTGATCCTGGACATCAAGATTTGTGA